One Tunturibacter gelidoferens genomic region harbors:
- a CDS encoding AAA family ATPase, whose translation MRRRPRRGPNDSESTGKSGQELPSNQPAPLRPTYPEAAPVRAAESAPVKAEQALEPTTAAEPIVAPTATAAERSEPAEPKMVMETQPESLGTPPAELTATKSPKGYVVLAIGLPGSGKTTWYKRRGVTPLSSDLLRTLLFDDITEQRYQGLVFSTLRSLLRARLIAKMPWNYVDATNLSPHERRQWIKMAKSFGYEVQAVFFDVPLAVCMERNSKRDRQVTDEVMQKMAERLKPPTFKEGFEKITVVRVKGQPGTAGEPTADTVPVPETSE comes from the coding sequence ATGAGACGACGCCCTAGACGTGGACCGAATGATTCGGAGTCCACGGGGAAAAGTGGGCAGGAGTTGCCCTCGAACCAGCCAGCTCCCCTAAGACCAACCTACCCGGAGGCTGCGCCGGTACGCGCCGCAGAGTCCGCGCCAGTCAAGGCTGAACAAGCTCTTGAACCAACCACCGCAGCGGAACCCATAGTCGCCCCGACCGCAACCGCGGCGGAGCGTTCAGAGCCTGCTGAGCCAAAGATGGTAATGGAAACCCAGCCAGAGTCGCTCGGAACACCGCCCGCAGAGTTGACAGCGACCAAGTCGCCAAAGGGGTACGTTGTACTTGCGATCGGTCTGCCCGGCTCGGGTAAGACGACCTGGTATAAGCGTCGGGGCGTAACGCCTCTATCGAGCGACCTGCTGCGCACTCTCCTATTCGACGACATCACCGAACAGCGCTATCAGGGACTCGTATTTTCGACGTTGCGAAGCTTGCTGCGCGCCCGTCTTATCGCCAAGATGCCGTGGAACTACGTGGACGCGACGAACCTGTCACCTCACGAGCGCCGACAGTGGATCAAGATGGCCAAGAGCTTCGGCTACGAGGTGCAGGCAGTATTCTTCGACGTGCCTTTGGCCGTATGCATGGAACGCAACTCGAAGCGCGATCGCCAGGTAACCGACGAGGTGATGCAGAAGATGGCCGAGCGCCTCAAACCGCCCACCTTCAAGGAAGGCTTCGAAAAGATCACGGTAGTACGCGTGAAAGGCCAGCCCGGCACGGCAGGAGAGCCAACGGCTGATACAGTCCCAGTCCCGGAGACTTCAGAGTAG
- the lepB gene encoding signal peptidase I, with the protein MHSWLRDLVISVVVSAFIIIFLYQPVRVEGTSMLPMLEDQDRLFINKMAYRVGEIHRGDVVVFLYPHDHEKSYIKRVIALPGDTLRIDHGQVIVNGARVAESYVPKRFADDRSQPEMTVPGHEYFVMGDHRSISSDSRDFGPVDRDLIYGKAAFVYWPMDQAGVVR; encoded by the coding sequence ATGCACTCCTGGTTGCGCGACTTGGTGATCTCCGTGGTGGTGTCGGCCTTCATCATCATCTTCCTGTATCAGCCGGTTCGAGTGGAAGGGACCAGCATGTTGCCTATGTTGGAAGACCAGGACAGGCTGTTCATCAACAAGATGGCGTACCGGGTCGGGGAGATTCATCGCGGTGACGTGGTGGTATTTCTCTATCCGCATGACCACGAAAAGAGCTATATCAAGCGGGTGATCGCGCTGCCAGGGGATACGCTTCGGATCGATCATGGACAGGTAATCGTGAACGGAGCGCGGGTTGCGGAGAGTTACGTGCCAAAGCGGTTTGCCGATGACAGATCGCAACCGGAGATGACCGTTCCAGGACACGAATATTTTGTGATGGGGGATCATCGGTCGATCTCGAGCGACAGCCGCGACTTCGGGCCGGTCGATCGAGATTTGATCTATGGTAAGGCGGCGTTTGTGTACTGGCCAATGGACCAGGCTGGGGTCGTCCGCTAG
- a CDS encoding pyridoxamine 5'-phosphate oxidase family protein, whose protein sequence is MGRFQELAFTPLVKQHQQEHGSRRQYERMTEHSPSGNTLGRDEQAFIALRDSFYMASVSETGWPYVQHRGGPKGFVRVIEPGLLGFADLRGNKQYISLGNFDHDARVALFFMDYPNQTRLKVLGRVEVHEHDSEAPALIESFRPADRSSVIERVILVHVEAFDWNCPQHITPRYTAEEIQQVIAPLSQRLAKLDAENAKLREELHARSKIERT, encoded by the coding sequence ATGGGTCGCTTTCAAGAACTAGCCTTCACCCCACTCGTCAAACAACATCAGCAGGAGCACGGCAGCAGACGCCAGTATGAGCGCATGACGGAGCATTCGCCGTCGGGCAATACTCTTGGCCGAGATGAGCAGGCTTTCATCGCGCTGCGGGACAGCTTCTACATGGCTTCGGTCAGCGAGACGGGCTGGCCTTACGTGCAACACCGCGGTGGCCCGAAGGGTTTCGTCCGGGTCATCGAGCCGGGCCTCCTCGGTTTCGCGGATTTGCGCGGGAATAAGCAGTACATCAGTCTGGGAAACTTCGACCACGACGCACGTGTCGCACTTTTCTTCATGGATTATCCAAACCAGACGCGTCTCAAAGTTCTTGGCCGCGTCGAGGTGCATGAGCATGATTCCGAAGCCCCGGCGCTGATCGAATCCTTCCGACCTGCGGACAGGTCTTCGGTCATCGAGAGAGTCATCCTCGTCCACGTTGAAGCGTTTGACTGGAACTGTCCGCAACACATCACTCCTCGCTACACGGCGGAGGAGATTCAGCAGGTCATCGCACCGCTTTCTCAAAGACTCGCTAAGCTCGATGCAGAGAACGCAAAGCTACGTGAGGAGCTCCACGCCCGATCGAAGATCGAACGAACCTGA
- a CDS encoding ATP-binding cassette domain-containing protein: MPTVGVEFAKVSYTLAGGRVLLRDVSLQLEAGTTTALLGRSGSGKTTLLRMVNNLVTPSAGEVTVAGSQTQNGDIIALRRNIGYVIQETGLFPHMTVERNAGMALELAGRSKQEIATRVHEVMSLVGLDYEEFRGRYPWQLSGGQRQRVGLARALATDPTVLLMDEPFGALDPITRAEMQTMLRDLLKKVGKTVLLVTHDLDEALYLASRVVFLSEGTVVADLPAGEVARSENHHVKDYVLAVHRRVHT; the protein is encoded by the coding sequence ATGCCCACGGTTGGCGTTGAGTTCGCGAAGGTGAGCTATACGCTGGCAGGTGGGCGTGTTTTATTGCGTGACGTCTCTTTGCAGCTCGAGGCGGGAACGACAACAGCCCTGCTGGGACGCAGTGGATCTGGCAAGACCACGCTGTTACGCATGGTAAACAATCTGGTGACGCCCAGCGCGGGTGAGGTGACCGTCGCAGGCAGTCAGACGCAAAATGGCGACATCATAGCGCTGCGGCGCAATATCGGGTACGTCATCCAGGAGACGGGACTGTTTCCACACATGACGGTGGAGCGTAACGCCGGGATGGCACTTGAGCTGGCGGGACGTTCGAAGCAGGAGATCGCGACACGGGTTCACGAGGTCATGTCGCTGGTGGGATTGGACTATGAAGAGTTTCGCGGACGGTACCCGTGGCAGCTCTCAGGCGGCCAGCGTCAGCGAGTGGGCCTGGCACGCGCGCTCGCAACCGACCCGACCGTATTGTTGATGGATGAGCCCTTTGGCGCGCTCGATCCAATAACCCGCGCCGAGATGCAGACCATGCTGCGAGATCTGCTGAAGAAGGTAGGGAAGACGGTCTTGCTCGTGACTCATGATCTCGATGAAGCTCTCTACCTGGCCAGCCGAGTAGTGTTTCTCTCCGAAGGCACAGTGGTTGCAGATCTTCCTGCGGGAGAGGTTGCGCGATCAGAAAACCATCATGTAAAGGATTATGTTCTTGCCGTACACCGCAGGGTGCACACATGA
- a CDS encoding phosphoglycerate kinase encodes MAKLSIRDLDLTDKRVLIRVDFNVPLKDGIITDDTRIRETLPTIEYALRHKAKVILCSHLGRPKGKPVASMSLRPLVDHLRTRLDHILGDDENVAFSPDCIGIVASEMALNLESGQPLLLENLRFHAEEEANDPVFAQKLASLCDIYVNDAFGSAHRAHASTEGVTHFVQQSAAGLLMEKELTYLGKALAEPDKPFVAIIGGAKVSDKIKVIDNLLEKADAIIIGGGMAYTFLNAQGQSTGMSLVEPDKIDVAKAALEKAKTMGVRFLLPVDHILADKFAPNAKTRVFAGDGSFPEDLMALDIGPKSIALFEEEIAEARTIIWNGPMGVFEMPAFARGTNEIAAAVARNHDATTIVGGGDSVAAIQQSGVASRITHISTGGGASLEFLEGKTLPGVAALTNK; translated from the coding sequence ATGGCCAAGCTATCGATCCGCGACCTCGACCTCACCGACAAGCGCGTCCTCATTCGCGTCGACTTCAACGTCCCTCTCAAAGACGGCATCATCACCGATGACACTCGCATTCGGGAGACCCTGCCCACGATCGAGTACGCCCTCCGCCACAAGGCCAAGGTCATCCTCTGTTCCCATCTTGGCCGCCCCAAAGGCAAGCCCGTGGCCTCCATGAGCCTTCGTCCTCTCGTCGATCATCTCCGCACCAGACTCGACCACATCCTGGGCGATGACGAAAACGTAGCATTCTCCCCTGACTGTATTGGCATCGTCGCCAGCGAAATGGCGCTCAATCTCGAATCCGGCCAGCCGCTCCTGCTCGAGAACCTCCGCTTTCACGCCGAGGAGGAGGCCAACGATCCCGTCTTCGCACAAAAACTCGCCTCGCTCTGCGACATCTACGTCAACGACGCATTTGGCAGCGCACACCGGGCTCACGCCTCCACCGAAGGCGTCACTCACTTCGTGCAGCAATCCGCGGCCGGGCTGCTGATGGAGAAAGAGCTGACCTACCTCGGAAAAGCCCTTGCTGAACCGGACAAACCGTTCGTCGCGATCATTGGCGGAGCGAAGGTGTCGGACAAGATAAAGGTCATCGACAACCTGCTGGAAAAAGCTGATGCGATTATCATCGGCGGCGGCATGGCCTACACCTTCCTCAACGCGCAGGGACAGAGCACTGGCATGTCTCTCGTCGAACCCGACAAGATCGACGTTGCCAAGGCCGCGCTTGAGAAGGCAAAGACCATGGGCGTCCGCTTCCTTCTCCCCGTCGACCACATTCTGGCCGACAAGTTCGCTCCTAACGCAAAGACCCGGGTCTTTGCTGGCGATGGCTCCTTTCCAGAAGATCTGATGGCGCTCGACATCGGCCCCAAATCCATTGCGCTCTTTGAAGAAGAGATTGCCGAAGCTCGAACCATCATCTGGAACGGCCCCATGGGAGTCTTCGAGATGCCCGCCTTCGCTCGCGGCACCAACGAGATTGCCGCCGCCGTTGCACGCAATCATGACGCGACCACTATTGTCGGCGGGGGAGACTCGGTCGCGGCCATCCAGCAGTCTGGAGTCGCGAGCCGCATCACCCACATCTCCACCGGCGGCGGGGCCAGCCTCGAATTCCTCGAAGGCAAAACCCTGCCCGGCGTCGCCGCGCTGACGAATAAGTAG
- the gap gene encoding type I glyceraldehyde-3-phosphate dehydrogenase, protein MAAVKVGINGFGRIGRNVFRSALGNPDIEFVAVNDLTTPATLAHLLKYDSILGNLKNEITHGSDFIAVDGKKIKVFAERDPAKLDWASVGAQIVVESTGFFTDAEKAKAHLGSTVKKVIISAPATNEDITIVLGVNDGKYEAAKHNVISNASCTTNCLAPVVKVLHDTFGIASGIMTTIHSYTNDQVILDTPHKDLRRARAAALSMIPSSTGAAKALRLVVPAMDGKLDGFSMRVPTPNVSVVDLTFVSEKPITDKSINEALKKAADGELKGILGFTDEELVSSDFKGNPLSSIVDSKLTKVVGQNTGKVISWYDNEWGYSNRVKDLITFLVKKGL, encoded by the coding sequence ATGGCAGCTGTAAAGGTAGGCATCAACGGCTTCGGCCGCATTGGACGCAACGTATTCCGCTCCGCTTTAGGAAACCCTGACATTGAATTCGTAGCCGTAAACGACCTAACTACCCCCGCCACGCTGGCACACCTCCTCAAATACGACTCCATCCTCGGCAACCTGAAGAACGAGATCACCCACGGATCCGATTTCATCGCGGTCGATGGGAAGAAGATCAAAGTCTTCGCTGAGCGCGATCCGGCCAAGCTGGACTGGGCCTCGGTCGGAGCGCAGATTGTGGTTGAGTCCACCGGCTTCTTTACAGACGCCGAAAAGGCCAAGGCTCACCTTGGCAGCACAGTGAAGAAGGTCATCATCTCTGCCCCTGCGACCAACGAGGACATCACTATCGTGCTCGGCGTGAACGACGGCAAGTACGAGGCGGCGAAGCACAACGTCATCTCGAATGCGAGCTGCACGACCAACTGTCTCGCGCCCGTCGTCAAGGTGCTTCACGACACCTTCGGCATCGCCTCCGGCATCATGACCACGATCCACAGCTACACCAACGATCAGGTCATTCTCGATACCCCACACAAGGACCTGCGTCGCGCCCGCGCTGCCGCCCTCTCGATGATTCCATCGAGCACTGGAGCCGCCAAAGCCCTGAGGCTCGTCGTTCCTGCAATGGACGGGAAGCTCGACGGCTTCTCGATGCGCGTTCCGACCCCGAATGTCTCTGTGGTTGACCTCACGTTCGTCTCCGAGAAGCCCATCACTGATAAGTCGATCAACGAAGCTCTCAAGAAGGCCGCTGATGGTGAGTTGAAGGGAATTCTGGGCTTCACCGACGAGGAACTTGTTTCCTCCGACTTCAAGGGCAACCCCCTCAGCAGCATCGTCGACAGCAAGCTGACCAAGGTCGTCGGCCAGAACACCGGCAAGGTGATCAGCTGGTATGACAACGAGTGGGGTTACTCCAACCGCGTGAAAGATCTCATTACCTTCCTTGTAAAAAAAGGCCTCTAG
- the tpiA gene encoding triose-phosphate isomerase, which yields MRKPLIAANWKMYKTPKESLAFLNEFLPLVKDHTASEIAIFPTMSSLGYVIEATKGTNVTAGAQTMHWLNEGPYTGQTSPTMLESIDCTRVLLGHSERRIYAHETDDMVNLKLKAALDHDLIPVVCVGETLDKRQSGLTEAVLRWQIACALNGIKGASCGSVVIAYEPVWAIGTGSVATPEQANEAHAIIRREVATHLGLPCASGMRILYGGSVKPDNVASLMSQPEIDGALVGGASLQARSFAEIIHNSTAA from the coding sequence ATGCGAAAGCCATTGATCGCCGCCAACTGGAAGATGTACAAGACGCCCAAAGAGTCCTTAGCCTTCCTTAACGAGTTCCTTCCCCTGGTCAAGGACCACACCGCCAGCGAGATCGCGATCTTCCCCACGATGTCTTCACTTGGCTATGTCATCGAGGCGACAAAGGGCACGAACGTTACCGCCGGAGCACAGACGATGCACTGGCTGAACGAAGGACCGTACACCGGTCAGACCTCTCCAACCATGCTCGAAAGCATTGACTGCACCCGCGTGTTGCTGGGCCACTCAGAGCGCCGCATCTACGCCCACGAGACCGACGACATGGTCAATCTCAAGCTAAAGGCCGCCCTCGATCACGACCTTATCCCCGTCGTCTGTGTTGGCGAAACGCTTGACAAGCGACAGTCGGGCCTGACAGAAGCCGTTCTCCGCTGGCAGATCGCCTGCGCGCTCAACGGCATCAAGGGAGCTTCCTGCGGGAGCGTCGTTATTGCGTACGAACCCGTTTGGGCGATCGGCACTGGCAGCGTCGCTACGCCGGAGCAGGCCAACGAAGCCCACGCCATCATCCGACGCGAGGTTGCCACACATCTCGGCCTTCCCTGCGCCAGCGGCATGCGTATCCTCTATGGCGGCTCCGTTAAACCCGACAATGTCGCCAGCCTGATGTCCCAGCCCGAGATCGATGGCGCGCTGGTAGGAGGGGCGAGCCTGCAAGCCAGATCGTTCGCCGAAATCATCCACAACTCCACCGCTGCCTGA
- a CDS encoding acyltransferase family protein → MSTAELLHEGLVPTPGKRIRRGGLHALTGIRFFAAIWVLAFHFGAAFTERVHMPHPITVFLQHGELGVALFFMLSGFILFYTYQGNLQTPRDIYKFFVARVARLYPVYLLAIAISIPLHGRLPDRGELLIFPMLQSWVPPVSGTGYAWIIQAWTLSVEAFFYICFPLLLFPLRRARNTATLWLCAAALFLLNVALRTPLFHPLMTATWLTRSIILPVLCLPEFALGMVLGALFLEKRNREPDVPTNDWITAAGILPCCVLIASGVGDLLTSLAAVLCFGWSIYRLANGRGWLTNLLSSRPMLLLGGASFSIYLLQALVREGVHRLLSRSHPGLDAALSPLVLIILCCLIFLYYEEPMRDVVRNLLFRKKTEAKVAV, encoded by the coding sequence ATGTCCACTGCGGAGTTGCTTCACGAGGGTCTAGTTCCAACGCCCGGAAAGCGAATTCGGCGGGGCGGCCTTCACGCTCTGACCGGGATTCGCTTCTTCGCGGCAATCTGGGTCCTGGCTTTTCACTTTGGGGCGGCCTTCACCGAACGTGTCCACATGCCGCATCCCATCACGGTCTTCCTGCAGCACGGCGAGCTCGGCGTCGCGCTCTTCTTCATGCTCTCCGGCTTTATTCTTTTCTACACGTACCAGGGCAATCTCCAGACTCCTCGCGACATCTACAAGTTCTTCGTGGCGCGTGTCGCCCGGCTTTACCCGGTTTATCTGTTGGCCATCGCCATCAGTATCCCCCTTCATGGGCGTCTTCCTGACCGCGGGGAACTCCTGATCTTCCCCATGCTGCAATCGTGGGTGCCTCCGGTTTCGGGTACTGGCTACGCGTGGATCATTCAAGCCTGGACGCTCTCCGTGGAGGCGTTCTTCTACATCTGCTTCCCGCTACTTCTGTTCCCCCTGCGCCGCGCCCGGAACACGGCTACACTCTGGCTTTGCGCGGCAGCGCTTTTTCTCCTCAATGTGGCCCTCCGCACCCCCCTTTTCCATCCGTTGATGACGGCGACATGGCTTACCCGCTCAATCATCCTCCCCGTCCTCTGTCTGCCAGAGTTTGCGCTTGGCATGGTTCTTGGGGCGCTCTTCCTGGAGAAGCGCAACCGCGAACCTGATGTCCCAACCAACGACTGGATCACGGCCGCCGGTATCCTTCCGTGCTGCGTCCTGATTGCCAGCGGGGTCGGAGATTTGCTGACTTCGCTGGCTGCTGTCCTTTGCTTCGGCTGGTCAATCTATCGTCTCGCCAATGGCCGTGGATGGCTCACCAATCTTCTCTCCAGCCGGCCAATGCTTCTGCTGGGCGGCGCCAGCTTCTCGATCTATCTTCTGCAAGCACTCGTCCGCGAAGGCGTTCACCGCCTGCTAAGCCGCTCCCACCCAGGTCTCGACGCGGCTCTCTCTCCGTTAGTCCTCATTATTCTTTGTTGCTTGATTTTTCTATATTACGAAGAGCCGATGCGCGACGTCGTTCGTAATCTGCTTTTCCGCAAAAAGACCGAGGCCAAAGTGGCCGTCTAG
- a CDS encoding RidA family protein: MIRKNIPGTSPFEPVIGFSRAVRIGNHVHVSGTGPVGADAADVAEQTDQCLTLIAAALRNAGSSIDHVYRTRMYLTRAEDWEAAGRVHGQFFGLILPAATMVVVAALLNPAWRIEIEVDAFIPE; the protein is encoded by the coding sequence ATGATCAGAAAAAATATCCCCGGCACGTCACCCTTCGAGCCAGTCATCGGCTTCTCCCGCGCCGTCCGTATCGGCAACCATGTCCACGTCTCCGGCACCGGCCCCGTAGGCGCAGACGCGGCGGACGTCGCGGAACAGACTGACCAATGCCTGACCCTAATCGCCGCCGCGCTCAGAAACGCCGGTAGCTCGATTGATCATGTGTACCGCACCCGTATGTATCTCACCCGCGCGGAAGACTGGGAGGCCGCTGGCCGTGTTCACGGCCAATTCTTTGGCCTGATTCTTCCCGCCGCCACCATGGTGGTCGTTGCCGCGCTGCTCAACCCAGCCTGGCGCATCGAGATCGAAGTCGACGCCTTCATCCCCGAATAA